AACTTCCCGGACAACCAGATCGAACGCGCGAAGAAACGCGCCGCCCACTGGATGGAAATGAACGAGCGCTACCGTCCACTGGTCGAAGCCGAGAACGGCCGCAGCGCCGCCTAGGCAACTTCGGAGCCTGCCGGATTTGGCCAGAACTACCGGGTCCGGCGGGCTCCAGACCTACCCTACCCTTGAGCCCCACAGCAACCCTCCTCGCCAGACTTCCCGGCGGCTCTTCTTCCGGAACCGGTAGAGTCCGCGGCAATGCGACCGTGCGAATCCGGCAAGCGCACGGCAAAGAGAGACGGGGTGGTTCATGGAATCGGATATCCGGTTGACCGTGGCCGAGCGTGACCGCAGGTACGCCGCCATTCGAGAGCGCCTGCGGTCGCGCGCCGTCGACTGCGTGATTGCCGTCGGCAGCAACCTGTTCTATCTGACCAATGGACTTCCCGGCGAGAGGTTCGGGCTGCTTCCGACAGCGGAAGGAAAGCCGCTGACGGCCATCATCCACCGACGCCATTTCGTGGATCTGTCGCCGCAAGTACTCGCCGATGCACAGGACTGGGTCAAGGACCTGCGGTCCGGGATTGATGCCACGCCTCTGATCGCGCGGATCAGGGAACTTGGGATCGAGAACGGGACGATCGGGGTCACCGGCGCGAGAGTGGGTCATGGCGGCTTGAGTCATGGGTTTTACGAACAACTGGCCACGGATCTTCCCGCCGCCGACATCGTTGACGTATCGGATGTGCTCGCCGACGTTCGAACCCTCAAGAGCGCGGAAGAAGTCCGTATGATCGAGGCGGCCAACCGGATATTCGACGCAGCCATCGAACGGGTCCATGAGGTAGCCCGGCCGGGCATGACGGGAGCCGAGGTGGTGCAGGAGGGCGTCAAGGCCATGTGGGCGGCGGGCGGTGACACGGATTCGACTTTCTTCTTCACCTTCGGGCCCGTGCCTCTGCAAAATCCCATACTTGCCCACCTCGGGCTGCGCCGGAGGATTCAGCGAGGCGACATGGGAACGCTGACGGCGCATTCCGAATACGGACACTACGCCGGGCACAGCGATCAGGAGATCTCCTTCGGACAACCCAAGGCGCTTCACCGGGAGATGTTCGCGGGCGTACAGCATATCCGGGATGCCGTGCTCAAAAAGGTGCGGGCCGGCGTCACCCAGCGCGAATTGATCGATGCCTACGAGGTCGCCTGCAAGGACACGGGGTTCAACGCGTCACCGCATTCGCAGATTCATCAGTACGGCATCGACGTGCCCGAGTTTCCCGGACCGTCATTCAAGGTTGCGGACTCCCGGGGCGGCAAGAATCTGGGTGGCGGCGGCAACTTCGTCCTGAGGAGCGGCATGATCTACAGCATCTCGCCGACGCTTGTTGCAAGAGACGGCGACGATACCCTGCTCGGGGGGACCAGTCTCGTGGTCACCGATGAGGGCTACCGCGAACTCAGCGCGCGAAAGGTCGAACTGCTCGTGTCGGACGGCTGAAGTTCAGGCGCGATTGACCCCCGCCGATTGACCGGACAGCACACCCATCCGGTACCCTAAGCGATGACAGGGAAGCCCACGTCCTCCCGCGGCGCGCTCGTGCATCGCGGCTTCCGCTCGCTGTGCCTGGCCATTCTGGCCACGTCCTTCGGCTTCTACATCCAGCGAACCATCGAGCTGTGGCTCATCTACCAATTGACCGGCTCCGCCTTGCACCTGGGCCTCACCGGACTGGTGCGGGCGATTCCCGTCTTCGTTCTGTCGCCGTTCGGGGGCGTCCTCGCCGACCGCATCGACCGCCGCCGGTTCGTGATCATGGTGCAGGCCGGCAACGGCGTCGTCAACGCCGCGTTGGCGTTCCTGGCGATCACGGGGCTGATCGAGATCTGGCACATCTACTTCTCGGGCTTCATGAACGCATCGTTGAACGCCCTCGGCGCGCCCGCCCGCAATGCCATGGTGCCGGGCCTGGTGCCGCGCGAGACCCTCCTCAACGCCCTTTCGTACACGGCCATGAGCCGGAAGATGTCCCAGCTCTGGGCGCCCGTCCTGACCGGCTTCCTCATCGTCTGGCTCGGCTCCGGCCCGACCTATGCCCTCAACGGCTGCGTCTACTTCTCGGCGGCGTTCCTGGTGGCGGCGATTCACTACGTGTCGGACACGTCCGGCGTCCGCGAGTCACCGCTCCGAAGCCTGAAGGACGGTTTCGGATTCGTTCGCCGGGAAGCCGCGGTGTGGGTCTTTCTCGCCATGGAACTCGTCACCGTCTACATCGGCAGCTATCGCGCCCTGCTGCCGATCTTCGTGACCGCCCTGGGCGCCGGCGCCGAAGCCTTCGGCCTCCTGCTGTCCTCGGGCGCCGGCGGCGCGATCCTCGGCGTCGCCGTGATCATGTCCCTGGGCAACCTGCGGTACAAAGGGCTCTGGGTGGCGTTCAGTCTCTTCGCCTATGCCGTCGCCCTAGTGGTGCTGGCGTTCTCGGGCTGGTTCCTGTTGGCCATGGCCGCGGTGTTCGTGCTCGGCCTGTTCGAAGCCGTGCAGATGGTGCTCTGCAACGCCATCGTCCAGACCGCCACACCCGACAGGCTGAGAGGACGGGTTTTGAGCTTCCAGCGTATGATGGGCGTGGGCGGCACGAGCGCCGGCGAGGCCCAGTCGGGCTTCGTCGCCGCGTTCCTGGGAGCCCCCCTGACCCTGATCGTGGGCGCCGCCATCGGCGCCGTGACCACGCTCGGCCTCATGGCCTTCAAGCGGGAGGTCCGGAGGGCGGACCTGTGAGCGGTGCGGGATCAGCCGGGAATTCCCACCAAAGACAGGACGCGCGAACGAAAGTCACGAAACTCGTCGCCTTCGCCCCGCTTGAGTCCGGAGATCCGGTAAAAGCGATTGGTTGACGGAGACTCTCTACGCGCCATCGCCAGGTCGATGTTGTCCACGTTGACGATGGTCCAACACTCGACGAAGCCCGCCTGCCTGGCCTTCTGGTGGCTTTTCTCGGCCTCGCCTATCCGGTTGTGGATGTTGGAGAAGTCCGTGCCGGACTTGACCTCGATGGCGATGACGTTTCGTTGCTCCTCGGGTGCCATCGCTTCCACAATGACGATATCG
This genomic stretch from Deltaproteobacteria bacterium harbors:
- a CDS encoding MFS transporter, whose translation is MTGKPTSSRGALVHRGFRSLCLAILATSFGFYIQRTIELWLIYQLTGSALHLGLTGLVRAIPVFVLSPFGGVLADRIDRRRFVIMVQAGNGVVNAALAFLAITGLIEIWHIYFSGFMNASLNALGAPARNAMVPGLVPRETLLNALSYTAMSRKMSQLWAPVLTGFLIVWLGSGPTYALNGCVYFSAAFLVAAIHYVSDTSGVRESPLRSLKDGFGFVRREAAVWVFLAMELVTVYIGSYRALLPIFVTALGAGAEAFGLLLSSGAGGAILGVAVIMSLGNLRYKGLWVAFSLFAYAVALVVLAFSGWFLLAMAAVFVLGLFEAVQMVLCNAIVQTATPDRLRGRVLSFQRMMGVGGTSAGEAQSGFVAAFLGAPLTLIVGAAIGAVTTLGLMAFKREVRRADL
- a CDS encoding M24 family metallopeptidase produces the protein MESDIRLTVAERDRRYAAIRERLRSRAVDCVIAVGSNLFYLTNGLPGERFGLLPTAEGKPLTAIIHRRHFVDLSPQVLADAQDWVKDLRSGIDATPLIARIRELGIENGTIGVTGARVGHGGLSHGFYEQLATDLPAADIVDVSDVLADVRTLKSAEEVRMIEAANRIFDAAIERVHEVARPGMTGAEVVQEGVKAMWAAGGDTDSTFFFTFGPVPLQNPILAHLGLRRRIQRGDMGTLTAHSEYGHYAGHSDQEISFGQPKALHREMFAGVQHIRDAVLKKVRAGVTQRELIDAYEVACKDTGFNASPHSQIHQYGIDVPEFPGPSFKVADSRGGKNLGGGGNFVLRSGMIYSISPTLVARDGDDTLLGGTSLVVTDEGYRELSARKVELLVSDG